The Geoalkalibacter subterraneus genome contains the following window.
ACTGCTGCCTTCAATGGTCTTTGCCGAGGCGCAAAGTCGACCACGGGCAGTGGATGATTTTTTCGCCAATCGCGAAATCCTTGCTACGGTCTATTTTACAGTTGGATCAGCCCAGTTGAACCGGGCTGGGGAGCAGGTTCTTGACAAACTGGTGCCGGAAATTGAACAGCTTGATCCAGATGTTCATCTTGTGCGCATAGAAGGAGTACATCCCCGCAAGGATCATGATAGAATGACTGAACTGGCTATGTTGCGGGCAAAAACCATTCTCGAATATCTGCATCATCGGCTGACGGTGCCGGTTGATCTGACCCTGACCGGAAGTTCTCCT
Protein-coding sequences here:
- a CDS encoding OmpA family protein → MKSRLNVVFTCFLLLPSMVFAEAQSRPRAVDDFFANREILATVYFTVGSAQLNRAGEQVLDKLVPEIEQLDPDVHLVRIEGVHPRKDHDRMTELAMLRAKTILEYLHHRLTVPVDLTLTGSSPSPEVRRAGRSQHRADIVVYDNLFDPHTADTNEALSR